A single genomic interval of Musa acuminata AAA Group cultivar baxijiao chromosome BXJ3-4, Cavendish_Baxijiao_AAA, whole genome shotgun sequence harbors:
- the LOC135636827 gene encoding zinc finger CCCH domain-containing protein 19-like: protein MEEESGGEDARDVAEPYSPPTPSVGVDEARLSQCDRAECGGEAGCSSVHQGSSVALPHFGSDVDVLKLAALESVPDVTYAGDGDGEAASLEVKEADDSPIFLRGQVAEHDEAEVSLPQGFPVGSSCCSDGGFEKVIAFEPDAGDLLKEEVLHMAAEETKRTLIPQWQQDKDSLKQEVSSSLGSPALSPSGSDGVLLKFASFETDATSTIAGEDGAVEEANMDVDSVQVPLQHHEKDGVQEEVLMLPCSSDVGLLKFAASETVISANTANDDVALEEAVTQMDVDGVLSFACKQAENCGGEDISMPKSPVALSPSVSKERLEKVAAFEPDALATAGDDDAVKEDDTVKEEVSLVDADKLDNVPLPLYEQIVDVGGQELTMPQVSLAEFPSVSDREDENIAKIEHDASTMSHGSADVIDDEPAQKDAKTDDTSVVEQRGGGRRKRGRPPKAQGQAARTLSKRKEEEEVCFICFDGGDLVVCDRRGCPKVYHPSCVNRDEAFFRAKGRWTCGWHICSSCERSAHHMCFTCTHALCRGCIKESGFFCVRGNKGFCQTCMSTVMLIETNEHGNEKMIRVDFDDKSSFEYLFKDYWLELKAKLSLTLEELTRAKNSTKKSDVATEKEDSSDDLHNAKQAQVSSSDSSPEHKESLSSRRKIRKRSRNTVNEEGSVKVVENDGTSVSRDSNWASDELLEFVLHMKNGDRTALSQFDVQGLLLEYIKTNKLRDPRRKSQIVCDSRLQNLFGKQRVGHFEMLKLLESHFLLKDVSPLDTEDKQGGVVDPDPDTDQINARTSDISLKIMPDKRRKTRKKVEKELLNDLDDYAAIDVHNISLMYLCRNLMEELVDDISFEEKVIGSFVRIRISGVGQRQDLYRLVQVVGTSRAAERYKSGKKTTNVTLEILNLNKEEVIPIDIISNQEFTEEECKRLRQSIKCGFIGRLTVGDVQEKAGSLQAVRINDWLESEKLRLGHLRDRASEKGRRKELRECVEKLQLLSTPEERNRRLNEVPEIHTDPHMDPDYESAEEEESDIRKQDYYNRSRGSSFIRNGKEVKSPGKGGSILSASWSGSRKNSNTWESNRSTLIEGASITDSSSVRGVNTIEFSLNQANDVCQASSSEASKNHGIASSSDASLYNEKVIRSEQLADGAQGNKKASLPGGLAAIANESDKIWHYQDPSGKVQGPFSIIQLRKWNTTGYFPRNLKIWRTSEKQEDSILLSDALVGQFEKDLPEWEPHNNSTSQSATNLEGIQRGSINIALSNSKNDAQKYKFGENEKWDTRDSSNVSIPTTQPSSKCWLIAEGSINKHLSSSASLQTTTSASVSTSRGREELQCSLTINESSRSSSHSSRELDTCSGQVVLGQNVILDGAKSHSASRSTTDTVFLGKTIALTQHPDKIDALGNFHKKNSELESSSASENQTAPELPLRDEMNRPSYVMDFGGSSSTKIGAGLCSNQSLEMKMTLSHRPAASGILSSEHDQLSSSQSDDRQDHLFVLHGQHDPDKELLRVHDRSSDETTRKSDGSGRNSDFVACAQKGPSVSSVCFHPERLSFQLETSDPSKDPKENTHVTEVENLAPAASSKIFRVDSMSNSAPLAVSVDNQLHQTLTIPYPGSNLVPEVSSEAPDLSTHPSNAAANLFVQSISAQRSQTSAAPTPEPHKPGHEPMHSATHTKSSNKLTPSVPHMTPNGWNTATDCAIVNNTHSLPSDGSNTLSSSHFGANATLVPVQQTQLGFDPGSSVQNTGFAVAAQNPNINLGPVQGTGNMNWTPVPQGNMNAGWGMVAHGSMNMPCGQSAQTIANLNMGLGAQNQVNTMMNTGWVAPAHGNTNMNVAWVSPVVGNTKQPSGWGGQSQGNLTANPVWTMLLPGHHTNPSPGWVAPAPSNANRSWETPAQGTMNTDASWGSQQGNINPCWVPSAGNSQSSSTRPPQSGSRHLGRCDNLQGNDSGQAKQRPSWNRMQSGGGSSLPPRGQTGICKFHEMGHCKKGASCNYFHP, encoded by the exons ATGGAAGAAGAATCGGGAGGAGAGGATGCCCGGGACGTCGCGGAGCCCTATTCGCCACCGACGCCGTCGGTGGGGGTTGACGAGGCCCGTCTTTCCCAATGCGATCGGGCGGAGTGCGGAGGAGAGGCTGGTTGTTCTTCCGTGCACCAGGGCTCCTCCGTGGCGTTGCCCCACTTCGGCTCGGACGTAGATGTCCTGAAACTTGCCGCCTTGGAGTCTGTCCCTGATGTCACCTACGCCGGTGATGGTGATGGAGAGGCGGCGTCATTGGAGGTGAAGGAAGCCGATGACTCACCAATTTTCCTGCGGGGGCAGGTGGCGGAGCACGATGAGGCAGAGGTCTCGTTGCCTCAGGGCTTTCCTGTGGGATCCTCCTGCTGCTCTGATGGAGGTTTTGAGAAAGTGATCGCATTTGAGCCTGATGCAGGTGACCTCTTGAAAGAGGAGGTACTGCACATGGCAGCGGAAGAGACCAAAAGAACGCTAATTCCCCAATGGCAACAGGACAAGGATAGTCTCAAGCAAGAGGTTTCGAGTTCTCTGGGCTCGCCTGCTCTGTCTCCCTCTGGTTCTGATGGCGTTCTCCTGAAATTTGCTTCCTTTGAGACTGACGCCACCTCCACCATTGCTGGTGAAGATGGTGCTGTGGAAGAGGCAAATATGGATGTCGACAGTGTGCAAGTTCCCCTACAGCATCATGAAAAGGACGGTGTTCAGGAAGAGGTTCTGATGCTTCCCTGTAGCTCTGATGTTGGCCTTCTGAAATTTGCTGCCTCTGAGACCGTCATCAGTGCCAACACTGCAAACGATGATGTTGCTCTGGAAGAGGCAGTGACTCAGATGGATGTCGATGGTGTGCTAAGTTTCGCATGTAAGCAGGCAGAGAACTGTGGGGGGGAGGACATTTCAATGCCTAAGAGCCCTGTTGCTTTGTCACCCTCCGTCTCCAAAGAACGACTTGAGAAAGTAGCAGCCTTTGAGCCTGACGCTCTTGCCACCGCAGGCGATGATGATGCTGTGAAGGAAGATGATACTGTGAAGGAAGAGGTGTCATTGGTTGATGCGGACAAATTGGACAATGTACCGCTTCCCCTATATGAGCAGATAGTAGATGTTGGGGGGCAAGAACTTACGATGCCTCAGGTCTCCCTTGCTGAGTTTCCCTCTGTCTCTGATAGAGAAGATGAGAACATTGCTAAGATTGAGCATGATGCATCCACCATGTCTCATGGCAGTGCTGATGTTATCGATGATGAGCCAGCACAAAAGGATGCAAAGACAGATGATACATCAGTTGTTGAACAAAGGGGTGGAGGGCGGCGGAAGAGGGGCCGACCACCGAAGGCTCAGGGACAGGCAGCGAGGACACTTTcaaagagaaaagaggaggaagaggtgtgCTTTATATGCTTTGATGGAGGTGATCTTGTGGTCTGTGATCGTAG AGGGTGTCCAAAGGTATACCATCCTTCATGTGTTAATCGAGATGAGGCTTTTTTCCGTGCAAAGGGTCGATGGACCTGTG GCTGGCATATATGTAGCAGCTGCGAAAGATCTGCccaccatatgtgctttacttgtaCTCATGCTTTGTGTAGAGGGTGCATCAAAGAATCTGGATTTTTTTGTGTCAGAGGAAATAAAGGCTTCTGCCAAACATGCATGAGCACTGTGATGCTGATAGAGACAAATGAGCATGGGAATGAGAAAATG ATCAGAGTAGATTTTGATGACAAAAGTAGTTTTGAATATTTGTTCAAAGACTACTGGTTAGAATTGAAAGCAAAATTATCATTGACATTAGAAGAATTGACAAGGGCCAAAAACTCGACTAAGAAATCCGATGTAGCCACTGAAAAAGAGGACTCTTCTGATGATTTGCATAATGCTAAACAAGCACAAGTGTCAAGTTCAGACAGCTCTCCAGAGCATAAAGAAAGCCTTTCTTCCAGGAGGAAGATAAGGAAAAGATCTAGAAACACTGTCAATGAGGAAGGCTCAGTAAAAGTAGTAGAAAATGATGGGACATCGGTCTCCAGGGACAGCAACTGGGCTTCAGATGAACTTTTAGAGTTTGTGTTGCATATGAAAAATGGTGATAGGACTGCTCTATCCCAGTTTGATGTTCAAGGTCTTTTGCTCGAGTATATTAAAACAAATAAACTCCGTGATCCTCGTAGAAAAAGCCAGATTGTTTGTGATTCAAGGCTACAGAACCTTTTTGGAAAGCAACGTGTGGGGCATTTTGAAATGCTGAAACTTCTTGAATCACATTTTCTTTTGAAAGATGTTTCACCACTGGATACTGAGGACAAGCAAGGAGGGGTTGTAGATCCTGATCCTGATACTGATCAAATAAATGCAAGAACTAGTGATATATCCTTGAAGATAATGCCCGACAAGAGacggaaaacaagaaagaaggtgGAAAAGGAGCTACTAAATGACCTTGATGATTATGCAGCAATCGATGTTCATAACATAAGCTTAATGTATCTATGTCGCAATTTAATGGAGGAGTTGGTTGATGATATTTCATTTGAAGAGAAAGTTATTGGATCATTTGTAAGGATAAGGATTTCTGGTGTTGGTCAACGGCAAGATCTGTACCGATTAGTCCAAGTTGTTG GTACAAGCAGAGCAGCAGAAAGATACAAAAGCGGGAAGAAGACTACTAATGTCACACTTGAGATACTGAATTTAAACAAGGAGGAGGTTATTCCCATTGATATTATATCTAATCAGGAGTTCACCGAG GAGGAATGCAAACGCTTAAGACAAAGTATTAAATGTGGATTTATTGGTCGGCTAACAGTG GGAGATGTTCAGGAAAAGGCTGGATCTCTCCAGGCTGTTAGAATAAATGAT TGGTTGGAAAGTGAGAAGTTAAGGCTTGGTCATCTTCGTGATCGTGCTAGTGAAAAAGGTCGTAGAAAAGA GCTTAGAGAGTGTGTAGAGAAGCTGCAGCTATTGAGCACACCTGAAGAGCGTAATCGTAGGCTTAATGAGGTCCCTGAAATACATACTGACCCACATATGGATCCGGACTATGAGTCTGCCGAGGAAGAAGAGTCAGATATAAGAAAACAAG ATTACTATAACAGATCAAGAGGATCTTCCTTCATTAGGAATGGGAAGGAGGTTAAGTCTCCTGGAAAAGGAGGTTCTATTTTAAGTGCTAGCTGGAGTGGTTCACGGAAAAATTCAAACACTTGGGAGTCAAACAGAAGTACACTGATTGAAGGTGCTTCTATTACAGATTCTTCTTCTGTCAGAGGTGTCAATACAATCGAGTTTTCCTTGAATCAGGCTAATGATGTGTGCCAGGCAAGTAGTTCTGAGGCTTCAAAAAATCATGGGATTGCAAGTTCTTCAGATGCCAGTCTTTATAACGAGAAAGTGATTAGATCTGAACAGTTAGCTGATGGTGCGCAAGGAAATAAAAAAGCATCTTTACCAGGTGGGCTTGCAGCAATAGCAAATGAATCGGATAAGATTTGGCACTATCAAGATCCCTCTGGGAAAGTTCAAGGGCCATTTTCAATCATTCAATTACGAAAGTGGAATACTACTGGATACTTCCctcgtaatttgaaaatatgGAGAACTTCTGAGAAGCAAGAAGACTCCATATTACTGAGTGATGCACTGGTTGGTCAATTTGAGAAAGACTTGCCGGAGTGGGAACCTCACAATAACAGCACTTCCCAATCAGCAACTAATTTGGAAGGTATTCAGAGAGGAAGTATTAATATTGCATTGTCTAACAGCAAGAACGATGCACAAAAATATAAATTTGGAGAAAATGAGAAGTGGGACACCAGGGATTCATCAAATGTGTCTATTCCTACTACACAACCAAGTAGCAAATGTTGGTTGATCGCTGAAGGTTCTATAAATAAACACTTGTCATCTAGTGCTTCTTTGCAAACTACCACTTCAGCCTCGGTTAGCACTTCGAGGGGCAGGGAGGAACTGCAGTGTTCCCTGACGATTAATGAATCCAGTAGAAGTTCATCACATTCATCGAGGGAATTGGACACATGCTCCGGACAAGTTGTGCTTGGTCAAAATGTTATTTTAGATGGTGCTAAATCTCATTCTGCATCTCGATCCACAACAGACACTGTTTTCTTGGGGAAAACCATTGCTTTGACCCAGCATCCAGATAAAATTGATGCTTTGGGTAACTTTCACAAAAAGAATTCTGAACTTGAGTCATCATCAGCTTCAGAAAATCAAACAGCTCCTGAGTTGCCTCTGAGGGATGAAATGAACCGACCAAGTTATGTGATGGATTTTGGTGGCTCTAGTTCCACCAAAATTGGGGCTGGCTTGTGCAGCAACCAGTCATTAGAAATGAAGATGACCCTGTCCCATAGACCGGCAGCAAGTGGGATATTATCTTCTGAACATGATCAGCTATCTTCTTCTCAGTCGGATGATAGGCAGGATCATCTTTTTGTCTTGCATGGCCAACATGATCCTGACAAGGAGTTGCTGAGAGTGCATGATAGATCATCTGATGAAACTACAAGGAAATCAGATGGAAGTGGAAGAAATAGTGATTTTGTGGCTTGTGCTCAAAAGGGGCCTTCAGTTTCATCCGTTTGCTTCCATCCTGAGAGGCTTAGTTTTCAATTGGAGACTAGTGATCCATCTAAAGATCCCAAGGAAAACACTCATGTGACTGAAGTAGAAAATTTAGCACCAGCAGCCAGTTCCAAAATTTTCAGGGTTGACTCAATGAGTAATTCAGCTCCTCTTGCTGTTTCTGTGGACAACCAGTTACATCAAACTTTAACTATTCCATATCCAGGATCTAATCTAGTCCCGGAGGTCTCATCTGAAGCACCTGATCTAAGCACTCATCCTAGTAATGCAGCTGCTAACTTATTTGTTCAATCAATCTCAGCTCAGAGGTCACAGACATCTGCAGCTCCCACCCCAGAGCCACACAAACCAGGTCATGAGCCTATGCATTCTGCAACACATACAAAGAGCAGTAACAAGTTGACTCCATCTGTACCACACATGACACCTAATGGATGGAACACTGCTACTGATTGTGCCATAGTTAACAATACCCACTCGCTTCCTTCCGATGGTTCTAACACACTCTCGTCTTCTCATTTTGGTGCGAATGCAACTCTTGTACCTGTTCAACAAACACAACTGGGTTTTGATCCTGGATCCAGTGTTCAAAACACTGGTTTTGCAGTGGCTGCACAAAATCCAAACATAAACCTTGGACCTGTACAAGGTACTGGAAATATGAATTGGACACCAGTGCCACAAGGAAACATGAATGCTGGCTGGGGAATGGTAGCACACGGTAGCATGAACATGCCTTGTGGACAATCAGCTCAAACTATTGCAAATCTGAACATGGGTCTGGGAGCTCAAAATCAGGTAAATACAATGATGAACACAGGTTGGGTAGCACCAGCACATGGAAACACAAATATGAATGTAGCTTGGGTATCTCCGGTGGTGGGGAACACTAAGCAACCTTCTGGATGGGGAGGTCAGTCGCAAGGAAATTTAACAGCAAATCCTGTTTGGACCATGCTTTTACCAGGTCATCACACAAACCCTAGTCCTGGTTGGGTAGCACCGGCACCCTCAAATGCAAACCGGAGTTGGGAAACACCAGCACAGGGGACCATGAATACGGATGCTTCCTGGGGATCACAACAAGGAAATATCAACCCATGTTGGGTTCCATCAGCTGGAAATTCTCAGAGCTCAAGTACAAGACCACCACAAAGTGGAAGCAGGCATTTGGGTCGGTGTGACAACTTGCAAGGCAATGACTCAGGGCAAGCAAAACAGAGGCCTTCATGGAACAGGATGCAGTCTGGTGGGGGATCATCTCTACCTCCAAGAGGGCAGACGGGCATATGCAAATTCCACGAGATGGGGCACTGCAAGAAAGGAGCATCATGTAACTATTTCCACCCATAA
- the LOC135634787 gene encoding auxin-induced protein 22D-like — protein MEDLDNLKATELTLGLPGTSDAPEKPATVSSRVNKRTNEECCTFARNRSEDTAAPAAKARAVGWPPVRSYRMNSSRARKLETEDNSGIYVKVSMDGAPYLRKVDLRIYNGYKELRNALDDKFRCFSLGGVEAHTGESDNAITYEDRDGDWMLVGDVPWEMFIPSCKRLRILKGYEARGQ, from the exons ATGGAAGATCTTGACAACCTCAAGGCAACCGAGCTGACGCTCGGTCTCCCAGGGACGTCCGATGCGCCGGAGAAGCCAGCGACGGTCTCCTCTAGGGTTAACAAGCGGACAAACGAGGAGTGCTGCACTTTTGCAAGGAACAGATCCGAGGATACCGCGGCGCCTGCAGCTAA AGCAAGAGCAGTCGGATGGCCGCCTGTTAGATCTTACAGGATGAACAGCTCTAGGGCAAGGAAGCTGGAGACGGAAGATAACTCCGGGATCTACGTGAAGGTCAGCATGGATGGAGCTCCTTACTTGAGGAAAGTGGATCTCAGGATCTACAATGGCTATAAGGAGCTCAGGAACGCCTTAGATGACAAGTTCAGATGCTTTTCCTTAG GAGGTGTAGAAGCACATACTGGTGAGTCTGACAACGCAATCACATATGAAGACAGAGATGGAGACTGGATGTTGGTCGGAGATGTTCCATGGGA GATGTTCATCCCTTCATGCAAGAGGCTGAGGATACTGAAGGGATATGAAGCAAGAGGTCAATGA